From Metasolibacillus fluoroglycofenilyticus, one genomic window encodes:
- the purL gene encoding phosphoribosylformylglycinamidine synthase subunit PurL has product MSTNNFEPTPEQIKEQRIYADMGMTDEEYDLAVEKLGRQPNWTEIGLFSVMWSEHCSYKKSKPVLRKFPTTGPQVLQGPGEGAGIVDIGDGQGAVFKMESHNYPSAIEPYQGAATGVGGILRDVFSMGARPIAAINSLRFGELQSERVKYLFKEAVAGIAGYGNSIGVPTVGGEVQFDPCYEGNPLVNAMVVGLIDHKDIQRGVAAGVGNTIMYAGAPTGRDGIHGATASSSELADDSAEKSSPVQAGDPFVEKLLMEACLEAVKSDALVGIQDMGAAGLTSSSAEMASKAGTGVEMNLDLVPQREENMTAYEMMLSESQERMLLVVKAGREDEVKEIFGRHDIEAVAIGRVTDDKMLRLLHKGEVVAELQADILAEEAPVYYMPDAEPAYFAQYQAMENAEPAVTDYKETLVKLLKAPTIASKEWAYSQFDSEARTSTVVGPGSDAAVVRVRGTNKGLAITADCNSRYIYLDPETGGKIAVAEAGRNIVCSGGEPLAITDCLNFGNPEKPEVFWQLQKSADGIAAACLALDAPVIGGNVSMYNERSGEAIYPTPTIGMVGLVKDLAHVTTQEVKQAGDIVYLIGETKTEFGGSELQKLVEGKISGKAPAIDLKVEAARQKALLEAIRANLVQSAHDVSEGGVAVALAEKTFAAQGLGVNITLQGSATTVLFAESQSRFIVTVKAENAASFEAAVADAKKIGTVTNDEKITINGETATLVEGTVEEFRSAWKGAIPCLLKSEA; this is encoded by the coding sequence TGACAGATGAGGAATACGATTTAGCTGTAGAAAAGCTTGGTCGTCAACCAAACTGGACAGAAATCGGTTTATTTTCTGTCATGTGGTCTGAGCACTGTTCTTATAAAAAATCAAAACCTGTATTGCGTAAATTCCCTACAACTGGCCCTCAAGTATTACAAGGTCCTGGTGAAGGAGCGGGAATTGTTGATATTGGTGACGGTCAAGGTGCTGTATTTAAAATGGAATCGCATAACTACCCATCTGCTATCGAACCTTACCAAGGAGCGGCAACAGGTGTAGGTGGTATTTTACGCGATGTTTTCTCAATGGGTGCACGACCAATCGCAGCAATCAATTCTTTACGCTTCGGTGAATTACAGTCAGAGCGTGTAAAATACTTATTTAAAGAGGCAGTAGCAGGTATTGCAGGCTATGGTAATAGCATTGGTGTGCCAACTGTAGGAGGGGAAGTACAGTTTGACCCTTGCTATGAAGGTAACCCACTTGTTAACGCAATGGTTGTCGGTTTAATTGACCATAAAGATATTCAGCGCGGTGTAGCAGCGGGGGTTGGTAACACAATTATGTATGCAGGCGCTCCAACTGGGCGTGATGGTATTCACGGTGCAACGGCTTCTTCCTCTGAATTAGCAGATGATTCAGCAGAAAAAAGCTCACCAGTACAAGCGGGTGACCCATTCGTAGAAAAGCTATTAATGGAAGCTTGCTTAGAGGCTGTAAAATCTGACGCTTTAGTCGGTATTCAAGACATGGGTGCAGCAGGTCTTACTTCTTCATCAGCAGAAATGGCTTCAAAAGCGGGTACTGGTGTTGAAATGAATTTAGATTTAGTGCCTCAGCGAGAAGAAAATATGACAGCATATGAAATGATGCTTTCAGAATCACAGGAGCGTATGCTACTTGTTGTTAAAGCCGGTCGTGAGGACGAAGTGAAGGAAATCTTCGGGCGTCATGATATAGAAGCTGTGGCAATTGGACGCGTGACAGATGATAAAATGCTGCGTTTATTACACAAAGGCGAGGTAGTAGCGGAGTTACAAGCAGATATTCTTGCCGAGGAGGCGCCAGTTTATTATATGCCAGATGCTGAGCCAGCGTATTTTGCTCAATATCAGGCGATGGAAAATGCTGAGCCTGCTGTAACAGATTATAAAGAAACATTAGTAAAATTATTAAAAGCTCCTACAATTGCTTCTAAGGAATGGGCATATAGTCAATTTGATTCTGAGGCACGTACTAGCACAGTTGTTGGACCGGGGTCGGATGCAGCAGTTGTACGTGTGCGCGGAACAAATAAAGGGTTAGCTATTACAGCGGATTGTAATTCTCGTTATATTTACTTAGACCCAGAAACAGGCGGTAAAATTGCGGTAGCGGAGGCTGGACGTAACATCGTATGTTCTGGTGGAGAGCCTCTTGCGATTACGGACTGCTTAAACTTTGGTAATCCAGAGAAACCTGAAGTATTTTGGCAGCTACAAAAGTCAGCAGATGGTATTGCCGCAGCATGTTTAGCGTTAGATGCACCTGTTATCGGCGGAAACGTGTCGATGTATAATGAGCGTTCAGGTGAGGCTATTTACCCGACACCAACAATTGGTATGGTCGGTTTAGTAAAAGATTTAGCGCATGTGACAACACAGGAAGTGAAGCAAGCGGGTGATATCGTTTACTTAATAGGTGAAACGAAAACTGAATTTGGTGGCTCTGAGCTACAAAAATTAGTTGAGGGCAAGATTTCAGGTAAGGCACCAGCAATTGATTTAAAAGTTGAGGCTGCCCGTCAAAAGGCATTATTAGAGGCGATTCGTGCCAATTTAGTACAGTCAGCACACGACGTATCAGAAGGCGGCGTAGCTGTAGCACTGGCGGAGAAAACATTTGCCGCGCAAGGGCTTGGCGTGAATATAACATTACAAGGTTCAGCAACAACAGTATTATTCGCTGAATCACAATCACGTTTTATCGTGACAGTAAAAGCAGAAAATGCAGCTAGCTTTGAAGCAGCAGTAGCAGATGCGAAGAAAATTGGTACAGTAACAAATGATGAAAAAATTACAATTAATGGAGAAACAGCCACTCTTGTGGAAGGGACAGTCGAAGAGTTCCGTTCTGCTTGGAAAGGAGCAATTCCATGCTTGCTGAAATCAGAGGCTTAA
- the purF gene encoding amidophosphoribosyltransferase codes for MLAEIRGLNEECGVFGIWGNSNPAHLSYYGLHALQHRGQEGAGIVVTDGEGLRIQKGEGLVSEVFNEDKLKRINGKAAIAHARYATGGARGIENVQPLLFHSSTGSLAIAHNGNLVNASHLQQYLERQGSIFHSSSDTEVVAHLIKKSKLSPFRAKVKEALNLLKGAYSLLIMTKEEMLVARDPHGLRPLSLGKLGDGWVVASETSAFDLIGAEFVRSIEPGELLIINDQGITSDRFVEMQGRAMCAMEYVYLARPDSDIDGINVHMARKRMGKQLARECAHIEGDVVTGVPDSSISAAIGFAEESGIPYELGLIKNRYVGRTFIQPTQELRERGVKMKLSPVVQVVKGKRVVMVDDSIVRGTTSKRIVRMLKEAGAAEVHVVISSPPMTDPCFYGIDTSTHEELIAASHNVEEIRQAIEADSLTFLSAQGMIDSIARPFEDENGGLCLACFSGKYPTEIFPDTLLPHEKELLS; via the coding sequence ATGCTTGCTGAAATCAGAGGCTTAAACGAAGAGTGTGGTGTATTCGGGATTTGGGGCAACTCAAATCCTGCTCACCTAAGCTATTACGGTTTACATGCCTTACAGCACCGCGGGCAAGAAGGTGCTGGTATCGTTGTAACAGATGGTGAAGGACTTCGTATTCAAAAAGGTGAAGGCTTAGTAAGCGAAGTATTCAATGAAGATAAATTAAAAAGAATAAATGGTAAGGCTGCAATTGCCCATGCGCGTTATGCTACGGGTGGCGCGCGCGGCATTGAAAATGTACAGCCATTATTATTTCATTCTTCTACTGGCAGTCTAGCAATTGCCCATAATGGCAACTTAGTAAATGCGAGTCATTTACAGCAATATTTAGAAAGACAGGGAAGTATTTTCCATTCTAGCTCTGACACAGAAGTCGTGGCTCACTTAATTAAGAAAAGCAAACTCTCTCCATTTCGCGCTAAAGTAAAAGAGGCTTTGAACCTATTAAAAGGTGCTTACTCATTGTTAATTATGACGAAGGAAGAAATGCTTGTTGCAAGAGACCCACATGGTTTGCGTCCATTATCTTTAGGGAAGCTTGGAGATGGTTGGGTTGTCGCTTCTGAAACATCTGCCTTTGATTTAATTGGTGCAGAGTTTGTTCGCTCAATTGAACCGGGGGAATTACTAATTATTAATGACCAAGGTATCACATCTGACCGTTTCGTTGAGATGCAAGGTCGTGCAATGTGTGCGATGGAGTATGTATATTTAGCGCGCCCGGATTCAGATATTGATGGTATTAATGTTCATATGGCGCGTAAACGTATGGGCAAACAGCTAGCGCGAGAATGTGCTCATATTGAGGGCGATGTAGTGACAGGTGTGCCAGATTCAAGTATTTCTGCAGCGATTGGCTTTGCGGAAGAGAGTGGGATTCCATATGAGCTTGGTTTAATTAAAAATCGCTATGTAGGACGCACATTTATTCAACCAACACAAGAATTGCGTGAGCGCGGGGTAAAAATGAAATTATCACCGGTTGTTCAAGTAGTGAAGGGCAAGCGTGTTGTCATGGTAGACGACTCGATTGTTCGTGGAACGACATCAAAACGCATTGTGAGAATGTTGAAGGAGGCAGGAGCAGCGGAGGTGCATGTTGTTATTTCATCACCACCAATGACAGACCCTTGCTTCTATGGTATCGACACATCGACACATGAAGAGCTTATCGCAGCAAGCCATAATGTGGAAGAAATTAGACAGGCTATCGAGGCAGATTCATTAACATTTTTATCTGCGCAGGGCATGATTGATTCTATCGCTCGCCCATTTGAAGATGAAAATGGCGGTTTATGTCTAGCTTGCTTTAGTGGGAAATACCCAACTGAAATTTTCCCTGATACACTTTTACCACATGAAAAAGAATTATTAAGTTAA
- the purM gene encoding phosphoribosylformylglycinamidine cyclo-ligase → MSKAYEQAGVNIEAGYEAVKRMKSHVERTKRLGVMGTFGGFGGMFDLSTLNLKEPVLISGTDGVGTKLKLAFMVDKHDTIGIDCVAMCVNDIVAQGAEPLYFLDYVAVGKAQPAKIEQIVKGVADGCVQSGAALIGGETAEMPGLYEEDEYDLAGFAVGACEKSAIITGEKIAEGDVLVGIASSGVHSNGYSLVRKIVFADNGYAVDQVIEGYEALGPIGEALLVPTKLYAKPVLAAIKAADVHGCAHVTGGGFYENLPRMMPEGLATEVDLGSWPVLPVFEFLKEKGQLADKDLYNVFNMGIGFVIAVPAADADKVLTAVEANGEKAYVIGRVVKGEGVIFNGEHDGSLV, encoded by the coding sequence ATGTCGAAAGCATATGAACAAGCAGGTGTAAATATAGAGGCTGGCTATGAAGCTGTAAAGCGTATGAAATCTCACGTTGAACGTACAAAACGGTTAGGTGTGATGGGCACGTTTGGTGGCTTTGGCGGTATGTTTGATTTGTCTACATTAAACTTGAAGGAGCCTGTATTAATTTCGGGTACTGATGGGGTCGGAACGAAGCTAAAGCTAGCTTTCATGGTTGATAAGCACGACACAATCGGTATCGACTGTGTTGCTATGTGTGTCAACGATATCGTTGCACAAGGCGCAGAGCCATTATATTTCCTAGACTATGTAGCTGTCGGCAAGGCGCAGCCAGCAAAAATTGAACAAATCGTAAAAGGTGTTGCAGATGGTTGTGTGCAATCAGGCGCAGCATTAATCGGTGGCGAAACAGCAGAAATGCCAGGTCTTTATGAGGAAGATGAATATGATTTAGCAGGTTTTGCAGTAGGTGCTTGTGAAAAGAGCGCTATTATTACAGGTGAAAAAATTGCTGAGGGCGATGTGCTTGTAGGGATAGCTTCAAGCGGTGTGCATTCTAATGGTTATTCATTAGTCCGCAAAATTGTTTTTGCAGACAATGGCTATGCAGTAGACCAAGTAATAGAAGGTTATGAGGCATTAGGTCCTATCGGTGAAGCCTTACTTGTGCCAACAAAGCTTTATGCGAAGCCTGTGTTAGCAGCAATTAAAGCAGCGGATGTACATGGGTGTGCACATGTTACAGGTGGTGGCTTCTATGAAAACTTGCCACGTATGATGCCAGAAGGGCTAGCTACAGAGGTTGATTTAGGCTCTTGGCCAGTATTGCCTGTATTTGAATTTTTAAAGGAAAAAGGTCAGTTAGCTGATAAGGATTTATATAATGTATTCAACATGGGTATTGGCTTTGTTATTGCTGTACCAGCAGCAGATGCTGACAAAGTGCTTACGGCTGTTGAAGCGAATGGCGAAAAAGCCTATGTAATCGGTCGCGTTGTAAAGGGTGAGGGCGTGATTTTTAACGGTGAGCATGACGGGAGTTTAGTGTAA
- the purN gene encoding phosphoribosylglycinamide formyltransferase, giving the protein MTKIAVFASGSGSNFQAIAESIQRGELDAKIELVITDKPGAFVVTRANELGIPVLELAPKTFPSKAHYEQAIIDALQEKKIEWVVLAGYMRLIGETLLAAFPNRIVNIHPSLLPSFPGKDAIGQAFEHGVKVTGVTVHFVDAGMDTGPIIAQIAVDIAESREETEERIHKAEHKLYTATLQQLFQ; this is encoded by the coding sequence ATGACGAAAATAGCAGTATTTGCGTCAGGCAGCGGTAGCAATTTTCAAGCTATTGCAGAAAGCATTCAGCGCGGTGAGCTAGATGCTAAAATTGAGCTAGTCATAACAGATAAACCAGGTGCCTTTGTAGTAACGCGTGCCAATGAGCTAGGCATCCCAGTGCTAGAGCTAGCACCGAAAACATTTCCTTCAAAGGCCCATTATGAGCAGGCGATTATTGATGCATTACAAGAAAAGAAGATTGAATGGGTTGTTTTAGCAGGCTATATGCGCTTAATTGGGGAAACTTTATTAGCAGCGTTTCCTAACCGCATCGTTAATATTCACCCGTCTTTACTTCCATCTTTCCCGGGGAAAGATGCGATTGGACAAGCATTTGAACATGGCGTAAAAGTAACAGGTGTGACAGTCCATTTTGTAGATGCAGGCATGGATACAGGTCCAATCATCGCACAGATAGCAGTAGATATTGCCGAGTCACGCGAGGAAACAGAGGAGCGAATTCATAAAGCAGAGCACAAATTATACACCGCTACACTGCAACAGTTATTTCAATAA
- the purH gene encoding bifunctional phosphoribosylaminoimidazolecarboxamide formyltransferase/IMP cyclohydrolase, with the protein MGKRALISVSNKEGILEFAKELVALGYEILSTGGTKSMLQDNHVPVTAVDEVTKFPEILDGRVKTLNPLIHGGLLGKFDDASHQAQMNEHGIEPIEIVCVNLYPFVETISKPNVSLDDAIENIDIGGPTMLRSAAKNHQYVTVIVDAADYAQVLEELKANGATTHETRRKLAAKVFRHTAAYDSYISNYLTEEDFPESLTLTYELKQNLRYGENPHQKAAFYQKRLGSDFSIAFAEQLHGKELSYNNIQDANAALQIVKEFEMPAAVAVKHMNPCGVGTGATIEEAFNKAYEADPTSIFGGIIALNKEVDVATAEKLGGIFLEIIIAPSFTEQALNILTAKKNIRLMTIDFSQAKQDQFNVVSVEGGLLVQEPDRFGFNDATIDVVTDRKPTEEEWNALKLGWAVVKHVKSNAIVVADSQMTLGVGAGQMNRVGAAKIAFEQAGVKARGAALASDAFFPMGDTVEAAHAAGITAIIQPGGSIKDQESIDKANEYGITMVFTGVRHFKH; encoded by the coding sequence GTGGGTAAACGTGCACTTATTAGTGTTTCGAATAAAGAAGGTATTTTAGAATTTGCAAAAGAATTAGTTGCATTAGGTTATGAAATTTTATCAACTGGTGGTACAAAAAGCATGTTACAGGACAATCATGTACCTGTAACAGCAGTCGATGAAGTAACAAAGTTTCCAGAAATTTTGGATGGACGTGTAAAGACATTGAATCCGTTAATTCACGGAGGCCTTTTAGGAAAATTTGATGATGCTTCACACCAAGCGCAAATGAATGAGCATGGAATCGAGCCAATTGAGATTGTTTGTGTAAACTTATATCCTTTTGTTGAAACAATTTCAAAGCCTAATGTATCATTGGATGATGCGATTGAAAATATCGATATTGGTGGACCTACAATGTTACGTTCTGCTGCGAAAAATCATCAATATGTAACGGTAATTGTAGATGCAGCAGATTATGCGCAAGTATTGGAAGAACTTAAGGCAAATGGGGCAACGACGCATGAAACACGCCGCAAGCTTGCAGCAAAAGTATTCCGCCATACAGCAGCATACGACTCATACATTTCAAATTATTTAACAGAGGAAGATTTCCCAGAAAGCCTAACTTTAACTTATGAATTGAAGCAAAATTTACGCTATGGTGAAAACCCACATCAAAAGGCGGCGTTCTATCAAAAGCGTCTAGGCTCTGACTTTTCAATTGCATTTGCAGAACAATTGCACGGTAAAGAGCTTTCTTACAATAATATTCAAGATGCAAATGCGGCATTGCAAATTGTGAAGGAATTCGAGATGCCTGCTGCTGTCGCAGTTAAACATATGAACCCATGCGGTGTCGGCACTGGCGCAACGATTGAAGAAGCATTCAATAAAGCATATGAAGCAGACCCAACGTCTATTTTCGGTGGCATTATTGCATTAAACAAGGAAGTGGACGTAGCAACGGCTGAAAAGCTTGGCGGCATCTTCTTAGAAATTATTATTGCACCTTCATTTACAGAACAAGCATTGAACATTTTGACAGCGAAGAAAAATATCCGTCTAATGACAATTGATTTCTCACAAGCGAAGCAAGACCAATTCAATGTCGTATCCGTAGAGGGCGGCTTGCTTGTCCAAGAGCCAGACCGTTTCGGCTTTAATGATGCAACAATCGATGTAGTAACGGACCGTAAACCAACTGAGGAAGAATGGAATGCCTTAAAATTAGGCTGGGCTGTAGTGAAGCATGTGAAATCAAATGCAATTGTCGTTGCAGACAGCCAAATGACATTAGGTGTGGGTGCTGGTCAAATGAATCGTGTAGGCGCGGCGAAGATTGCTTTTGAGCAAGCAGGTGTGAAGGCACGAGGTGCAGCTTTAGCATCGGATGCCTTCTTCCCTATGGGCGACACAGTGGAGGCGGCACATGCAGCAGGTATTACTGCAATTATTCAACCAGGCGGCTCAATCAAGGACCAAGAATCAATTGACAAGGCAAATGAATATGGCATCACAATGGTATTCACAGGCGTACGCCACTTCAAGCACTAA